A single Rhizobium sullae DNA region contains:
- a CDS encoding sugar O-acetyltransferase, whose translation MTRSQKDKMLAGEMYNAADPEIQADLLVTGAWLKRYNDTLGAPPEQWHVLLCERLGEVGHGAVIRPPFHCDYGFNIRIGAHAYLNFNCVILDVAEVTIGEGTTIGPAVQIYTADHPHDPEQRQAGLQLGRPVYIGRGVWIGGGVIILPGVTIGDHAVVGAGSVVTRDVPAGAKVVGNPARAKG comes from the coding sequence ATGACACGCAGTCAAAAAGATAAGATGCTTGCGGGCGAGATGTACAATGCCGCGGATCCGGAGATCCAAGCCGACCTGTTGGTCACCGGAGCTTGGCTGAAGCGGTACAATGATACACTAGGGGCGCCTCCCGAGCAGTGGCATGTGCTCCTCTGCGAGCGGCTAGGAGAGGTTGGGCATGGAGCGGTTATCCGTCCGCCCTTTCACTGCGATTACGGATTTAATATCCGGATCGGAGCCCACGCGTATCTCAATTTCAACTGCGTCATCCTTGACGTGGCCGAGGTGACGATTGGCGAAGGAACCACAATCGGGCCCGCTGTGCAGATCTATACCGCCGATCACCCACACGATCCCGAGCAGCGGCAGGCTGGGCTTCAACTCGGACGACCCGTGTACATTGGCAGGGGCGTCTGGATCGGCGGCGGAGTAATCATTCTCCCGGGCGTTACGATTGGCGACCATGCAGTCGTGGGCGCGGGAAGCGTAGTCACGCGAGATGTCCCTGCAGGGGCAAAGGTCGTAGGAAATCCAGCTCGCGCCAAGGGCTGA
- a CDS encoding LysR family transcriptional regulator, with amino-acid sequence MRFKGLDLNLLVALDAVMTNRSVTAAARSINLSQPAMSAAIARLRTYFGDELFIMRGREFITTPRAAGLASAVREALLHIQFSIVSSDPFNPSKSERRFRIILSDFMTLVFFEKIVARVAREAPGVSFELLPLHDDPGELLHCGHVDFLILPELFMSSANPKVKLFNETLVCVGCLTNKQLARQLCFEKYMSMGHVSVAFGRTHGPSIEERLLRGHSLKRRIELIVPGFTLIPPLLLGTNRIASMPLRLAKRFAKTLPLRIIKFPLPLPPFIEAVQWPALYDTDPGNKWMREILCQEASRI; translated from the coding sequence ATGCGTTTTAAGGGTCTAGATTTAAATCTCCTCGTCGCGCTCGATGCTGTGATGACTAATCGAAGCGTTACCGCAGCTGCGCGCAGCATCAACCTCAGTCAACCCGCCATGAGTGCAGCCATCGCACGGCTCCGCACCTATTTCGGCGACGAACTGTTCATCATGCGGGGCCGCGAATTTATTACAACGCCTCGTGCTGCGGGGCTCGCTTCCGCCGTTCGCGAGGCCCTGCTGCACATCCAATTCTCCATCGTTTCCTCAGATCCGTTCAACCCATCAAAATCGGAGCGCCGTTTCAGAATCATCCTGTCCGACTTCATGACACTCGTGTTCTTTGAGAAGATCGTAGCACGAGTGGCTCGGGAGGCTCCCGGCGTCAGCTTTGAGTTGCTGCCTCTCCACGACGATCCAGGCGAGCTTCTTCATTGCGGCCACGTCGATTTTTTAATTCTTCCTGAGTTGTTCATGTCGAGCGCGAATCCCAAAGTGAAATTGTTCAATGAAACATTAGTGTGCGTCGGCTGCCTGACGAACAAGCAGCTGGCGCGGCAGCTTTGCTTCGAGAAATACATGTCTATGGGGCATGTTTCGGTTGCCTTCGGACGCACGCATGGGCCCTCGATCGAGGAACGGCTATTGCGCGGGCACAGTCTCAAGAGACGTATCGAACTCATCGTGCCCGGTTTTACCTTGATCCCGCCCTTACTGTTGGGAACGAACCGTATAGCGAGCATGCCGTTGCGGCTGGCCAAGCGCTTTGCAAAAACGCTACCTCTTCGAATCATCAAATTCCCCCTGCCTCTTCCTCCGTTCATCGAGGCTGTCCAGTGGCCCGCCCTTTACGACACGGATCCTGGAAACAAGTGGATGCGGGAGATATTGTGCCAGGAGGCCTCACGCATCTAA
- a CDS encoding LysR family transcriptional regulator, whose protein sequence is MDQPAWKRPHTTRLTIGGDDAQRPQMPNLASIDLNLLVDLGALLQYRNITHAAQHVGRSQPAMSRALSRLRGMFNDDLLVRGLSGLVPTLMAERLAEMLPSVLDAIRQTVNCSVAPREWRWKVTMAIPDHQALVLLPRLLPRLREGAPHLDMVTDVVLANALRRLEQGEIDLAVGQIGAAPPGYLRRRLYADRFSCLIRRDHPVLKQEWTLESFAALRHVAIASQHDDRFHKIYDGLTELSVADCDPIVVSNVLTGALIIAATDLVLVVPSRVATRIASVLPLAVVTPPLELSPYEVALIWHERCHRDREHGWLRREITAAARE, encoded by the coding sequence ATGGATCAGCCCGCTTGGAAGCGGCCGCATACGACGCGCCTGACCATCGGTGGCGACGACGCACAGCGACCGCAGATGCCGAACTTGGCGTCCATCGACCTAAACCTACTGGTGGATCTCGGGGCGTTGCTTCAATACCGCAACATAACCCACGCGGCCCAGCATGTTGGCCGGAGTCAACCAGCGATGAGCCGAGCGTTGTCAAGGCTGCGGGGCATGTTCAATGACGATCTACTGGTTCGCGGCTTGAGCGGTTTGGTTCCAACGCTCATGGCTGAACGCTTAGCTGAAATGTTGCCTTCGGTGTTGGATGCGATTCGACAAACGGTGAACTGCAGCGTCGCTCCAAGGGAATGGCGATGGAAGGTAACGATGGCCATTCCCGATCACCAAGCGTTAGTTCTGTTGCCGCGCCTCCTGCCGCGGTTGCGCGAGGGTGCCCCTCATCTCGACATGGTCACCGATGTGGTCTTGGCCAACGCACTGCGGCGCCTGGAGCAAGGGGAGATCGATCTGGCGGTCGGGCAGATTGGCGCTGCTCCGCCTGGCTACTTGCGGCGCAGGCTCTACGCCGACCGCTTTAGCTGCCTCATTCGCCGCGACCACCCGGTCCTGAAACAGGAGTGGACTTTAGAAAGTTTCGCGGCCTTGCGCCACGTCGCCATTGCCTCGCAGCACGACGACCGCTTCCATAAGATCTATGATGGACTGACCGAGCTGAGCGTGGCGGATTGTGATCCCATCGTGGTTTCCAATGTACTGACGGGGGCGCTTATTATCGCGGCGACCGACTTGGTGCTGGTTGTACCTAGCCGCGTTGCCACCCGAATCGCCTCCGTGCTGCCACTTGCAGTTGTCACTCCACCTTTGGAACTATCTCCCTACGAAGTGGCGCTCATCTGGCACGAGCGTTGCCACCGCGACCGAGAGCATGGCTGGCTACGGCGCGAAATTACCGCCGCAGCACGGGAGTGA
- a CDS encoding GntR family transcriptional regulator — protein MARSGETYEMLRNDIVSGRYRPMHLFHPRQLSEEHMVSVAPIREAMLRLHERGLLRWERNRGFFVEKINSSTALFHLDQLGSHYIYAIGRLKDNGNTIELDIESCNRDNVENYKRWQDSLVAAIFSDSERDVVSGAWYKIWIYRNHYLGDAEIIKYKYNSH, from the coding sequence ATGGCAAGAAGTGGTGAAACATACGAAATGCTGCGGAACGATATAGTCTCAGGGAGATATCGACCAATGCATCTCTTTCATCCCAGGCAATTATCCGAGGAACACATGGTAAGCGTTGCCCCTATAAGAGAGGCTATGCTCAGGCTCCATGAACGCGGCCTCCTTCGGTGGGAGCGCAACCGAGGGTTCTTCGTAGAGAAAATTAATAGCTCGACCGCGTTGTTTCATCTGGATCAGTTGGGATCACATTATATCTATGCAATTGGCCGATTGAAAGACAATGGCAATACAATAGAATTGGATATCGAAAGCTGCAATCGAGACAACGTCGAGAATTACAAACGCTGGCAAGATTCGTTGGTTGCTGCAATATTTTCCGATTCAGAACGGGATGTTGTAAGTGGAGCGTGGTACAAAATATGGATTTATCGAAATCATTATTTAGGAGATGCCGAGATTATAAAATATAAGTATAACTCTCATTGA
- a CDS encoding DUF6429 family protein, producing the protein MEIDEDKIDDAVLALLWLTLHNERCAWKGFDWATTDRLHKKGMIGDPVNKSKSLILTDEGLERSEALFRELFTRPPQ; encoded by the coding sequence ATGGAGATCGATGAGGACAAGATCGACGATGCCGTTTTGGCGCTGTTATGGCTGACGCTGCATAACGAGCGTTGTGCCTGGAAGGGCTTCGACTGGGCAACGACGGATCGGCTTCACAAGAAGGGCATGATCGGCGACCCAGTCAACAAGTCGAAGTCATTGATCCTGACCGATGAAGGCTTGGAGCGTTCGGAAGCATTGTTCCGGGAGCTGTTTACGCGACCGCCGCAATAG
- the istB gene encoding IS21-like element helper ATPase IstB: MLTHPTLDQMHALGLSGMAAAYRELANQTEGSDLNRDEWLGLMLDREMAVRGDKRLTNRLASAKLRFPDACIENIDFAAQRGLDRRQLLSLAQGEWLKAHEHLILTGQTGTGKTWLACAIGRQAARLDYSVLYVRMPRLFEDLALARLDGRFPRLLDKLARVQLLILDDWGTHALSDQQRLDLLEIFEERYCRKSTLITAQLPVAQWHEMIGEPTIADAILDRIVHNAHRIALEGDSMRRQKPRPLLTEARNAEINNQ, from the coding sequence ATGCTCACACATCCAACCCTCGACCAGATGCACGCACTCGGTCTATCCGGCATGGCGGCAGCTTATCGCGAACTGGCCAATCAAACTGAGGGCAGCGATCTCAACCGCGATGAATGGCTGGGTCTGATGCTCGACCGGGAGATGGCCGTGCGCGGCGACAAGCGCCTGACCAACCGGCTTGCAAGCGCCAAACTGCGCTTCCCCGACGCTTGCATCGAGAATATCGACTTCGCCGCCCAGCGCGGCCTCGATCGCCGACAGCTTCTCTCGCTGGCCCAAGGCGAATGGTTGAAAGCCCATGAGCACCTGATCCTGACCGGTCAAACGGGAACGGGCAAAACCTGGCTTGCCTGCGCCATCGGACGGCAGGCGGCCCGCCTCGATTATTCCGTTCTCTACGTCCGCATGCCTCGTCTCTTCGAGGATTTGGCGCTGGCACGCCTCGACGGTCGGTTTCCCCGATTGCTCGACAAACTGGCGCGCGTCCAATTGCTCATCCTCGACGATTGGGGAACCCATGCGCTCAGCGATCAGCAGCGGCTCGATCTCCTGGAAATCTTCGAAGAGCGCTACTGCAGGAAATCCACTCTGATCACCGCCCAACTGCCCGTGGCCCAGTGGCACGAGATGATCGGGGAACCGACGATCGCTGACGCCATCCTCGATCGTATCGTCCATAACGCCCATCGAATTGCGCTCGAGGGAGACAGCATGAGGAGGCAAAAACCACGACCGCTCTTGACCGAAGCGCGAAACGCCGAAATCAATAACCAATGA
- the istA gene encoding IS21 family transposase, producing the protein MARRKQARLTSVKDIRSILRLTHEQGLSVRAISERLKISKTTISTYLLRAREAGLTGWPLPPGLDEDAVLQRRLFHRRGRPPQDMHEPDWGKIASELKRKGVTLTLLWQEYRERHPNGYGYTWFCERFAAFEQRASATFRNRHTAGAAMQTDYAGHTVPVIDPATGEIRSAQIFVAVLPASLYTFAYASFTQRLPDWIEGQQRALSFFGGVTKAIVCDNLKAGVAKPLWFEPTINATFAAFAEHYDTTILPTRPKRPKDKAKVEGSVLIVERWILARLRNDRFFSLVDLNVRISQLLNDLNNRSMRRVGKSRRQLFEEIEREALAPLPATAFEYSEWKSAKVHPDYHVEVDKAFYSVPHRLIGRQVDVRLTSRIVEIFHDHQRVASHRRTSQRAGHVTVNEHMPKTHQHYANTTPASLIKQAAKIGRNAAILIERLMRDRPHPQQGYRAAQGVLSLARRYGPERLEAACARALTINALSYSSVSTILKSGLDQAPPVAEPVKPAPAHGNIRGSSYYQ; encoded by the coding sequence ATGGCGAGACGGAAGCAGGCGAGGCTTACGAGTGTGAAGGACATTCGATCGATATTGCGGCTGACGCACGAACAGGGGCTTTCGGTTCGTGCGATATCGGAACGGCTGAAGATCAGCAAAACGACCATTTCGACCTATCTGTTGCGGGCGCGTGAGGCCGGGCTGACGGGCTGGCCGTTGCCGCCTGGGCTTGACGAGGACGCTGTTTTGCAGCGCCGCCTGTTCCATCGTCGCGGCCGCCCGCCCCAGGACATGCACGAGCCCGACTGGGGCAAGATCGCCAGTGAACTGAAGCGAAAGGGCGTGACGCTGACGCTGTTGTGGCAGGAATATCGCGAGCGGCACCCCAACGGTTACGGATACACCTGGTTCTGCGAGCGTTTCGCCGCTTTCGAACAGCGCGCCAGCGCCACCTTCCGCAATCGCCACACTGCCGGCGCGGCGATGCAGACCGACTACGCCGGCCACACCGTCCCGGTGATCGATCCGGCGACGGGCGAGATCCGGTCGGCGCAGATCTTCGTCGCGGTTCTGCCGGCCTCCTTGTACACCTTCGCCTATGCAAGCTTCACTCAACGGCTGCCGGACTGGATCGAGGGTCAGCAACGGGCGCTGAGCTTCTTCGGTGGCGTGACGAAAGCGATCGTCTGCGACAACCTCAAGGCCGGTGTTGCCAAGCCCTTGTGGTTTGAGCCGACCATCAACGCCACTTTTGCAGCATTCGCCGAGCATTACGACACGACGATCCTGCCGACCCGTCCAAAACGGCCGAAGGACAAGGCAAAGGTCGAAGGCAGCGTTCTCATCGTTGAGCGCTGGATCCTGGCGCGGCTGAGAAACGACCGCTTCTTCAGCCTCGTCGATCTCAACGTGCGGATCAGCCAGCTTCTCAACGATCTCAATAACCGGTCGATGCGACGGGTTGGCAAATCCCGACGTCAGCTCTTCGAGGAGATCGAACGCGAAGCGCTTGCACCCTTGCCGGCAACCGCATTCGAATATTCCGAATGGAAATCGGCAAAGGTTCATCCCGACTACCATGTCGAAGTCGACAAGGCTTTCTATTCCGTGCCGCACCGCCTGATCGGCCGCCAGGTCGATGTCCGGCTCACAAGCCGGATCGTCGAGATCTTCCATGATCACCAACGCGTCGCCAGCCACCGCCGGACGTCGCAGCGGGCTGGTCATGTCACCGTCAACGAGCACATGCCGAAGACACATCAGCACTATGCCAACACGACGCCGGCGAGCCTCATCAAGCAGGCTGCAAAGATTGGCCGCAACGCTGCAATCCTGATCGAGCGGCTGATGCGCGACAGGCCCCATCCCCAGCAGGGATACCGCGCCGCTCAAGGCGTTCTATCGCTCGCGCGCCGGTACGGGCCTGAGCGTCTTGAAGCCGCGTGCGCTCGGGCACTGACCATCAATGCGCTCAGCTATTCCTCCGTCAGCACCATCCTCAAATCCGGCCTCGATCAGGCGCCGCCTGTCGCCGAGCCGGTCAAGCCAGCCCCGGCGCATGGCAACATCCGCGGCAGCTCCTATTACCAGTGA